A window of Amycolatopsis australiensis contains these coding sequences:
- a CDS encoding diguanylate cyclase domain-containing protein gives MARRWAATLADTKGVTLPPEELEQLLLEVAHDAVGHAGSGHDGALQRFTALYAASPMGIALADPDGEIVEANLALGQLLGCSPEKLRGRHITELGSTDHDVSRLKAGLELVRAGRDRYQERMLLDHTEDGQLWTDVTLAPLPGDRPGSVYPVLMVSDANELHLLQERLLHQNVHDPLTGLPNASSFSTKLEAALGAGARDDIALIYLDVDGFKVINDGLGAGVGDQVLRGVAGKLSAVFTGHHDGFVARLSGDGFAVLLRGELTATKVIQLVERALEDLNEPIYLGGHGIGVSASAGIVVRAAVEGGAAELLRAAEIALHRAKEAGKAQWMLFDPELDARDRGRYQLGAVIAGALENGEFSLIYQPTVKLADPDRLAAVNAGLRWNHPEKGELDSDEFYPLAQTTGMTVPLGRWLLAESLAATSRWRTRFGDAAPDVCVRLPTRLAIDPDLVLLVKEQLDKHELPANALRLCTDRDSLLDPRGEVLESFAVLADLGTQLVLTISGSADLELIPQHRLPVRHVILSGAVVDALDTDSPAEPDIRHLTQLVTRARELKLRVGAEGVRTAEQAARLRQLGVVAARGPFVTDSATGDEVDELIARHPG, from the coding sequence GTGGCGCGCCGGTGGGCGGCGACGTTGGCCGACACCAAAGGAGTAACACTTCCCCCCGAGGAGCTGGAGCAGCTCCTGCTGGAGGTCGCGCACGACGCCGTCGGCCACGCCGGCTCGGGGCACGACGGTGCCCTGCAGCGCTTCACCGCGCTCTACGCCGCGTCGCCGATGGGCATCGCGCTCGCCGATCCGGACGGCGAGATCGTCGAGGCCAACCTCGCGCTCGGGCAGCTGCTCGGCTGCTCGCCGGAGAAGCTGCGCGGACGGCACATCACCGAGCTCGGCTCGACCGACCACGACGTCTCCCGGCTCAAGGCCGGGCTCGAACTGGTGCGCGCCGGACGTGACCGCTACCAGGAGCGGATGCTGCTCGACCACACCGAGGACGGGCAGCTGTGGACCGACGTCACGCTGGCCCCGCTGCCCGGCGACCGGCCGGGGTCGGTCTACCCGGTGCTGATGGTGTCCGACGCGAACGAGCTGCACCTGCTCCAGGAACGGCTGCTGCACCAGAACGTGCACGACCCGCTGACCGGGCTGCCCAACGCGTCTTCGTTCAGCACCAAGCTCGAAGCCGCGCTCGGCGCCGGCGCGCGCGACGACATCGCGCTGATCTACCTCGACGTCGACGGCTTCAAGGTGATCAACGACGGCCTCGGCGCCGGCGTCGGCGACCAGGTGCTGCGCGGGGTCGCGGGCAAGCTGTCGGCGGTGTTCACCGGCCACCACGACGGGTTCGTCGCGCGGCTGTCCGGCGACGGCTTCGCGGTGCTGCTGCGGGGAGAACTCACCGCCACCAAGGTCATCCAGCTCGTCGAACGCGCGCTGGAGGACCTCAACGAGCCGATCTACCTCGGCGGGCACGGCATCGGCGTGAGCGCGAGCGCGGGCATCGTCGTGCGCGCGGCCGTCGAGGGCGGCGCGGCGGAACTGCTGCGCGCGGCGGAGATCGCGCTGCACCGGGCCAAGGAGGCCGGCAAGGCCCAGTGGATGCTGTTCGACCCGGAGCTCGACGCCCGCGACCGCGGCCGCTACCAGCTGGGCGCGGTGATCGCCGGCGCGCTGGAGAACGGCGAGTTCTCGCTGATCTACCAGCCGACGGTGAAGCTCGCCGACCCGGACCGCCTCGCGGCGGTCAACGCCGGGCTGCGGTGGAACCACCCGGAGAAGGGCGAGCTGGACTCCGACGAGTTCTACCCGCTGGCCCAGACGACGGGCATGACGGTGCCGCTCGGGCGCTGGCTGCTGGCCGAGTCACTGGCGGCGACGTCCCGCTGGCGCACCCGCTTCGGCGACGCGGCCCCGGACGTGTGCGTCCGGCTCCCGACCCGGCTGGCCATCGACCCCGACCTGGTGCTGCTGGTGAAGGAGCAGCTGGACAAGCACGAGCTGCCGGCGAACGCGCTGCGCCTGTGCACCGACCGCGACTCGCTGCTCGACCCGCGCGGCGAGGTCCTCGAGTCGTTCGCGGTCCTGGCCGACCTGGGTACGCAGCTGGTGCTGACGATCTCCGGCTCGGCGGATCTGGAGCTGATCCCGCAGCACCGCCTGCCGGTGCGGCACGTGATCCTCTCGGGCGCGGTGGTCGACGCGCTGGACACGGACTCGCCGGCCGAGCCCGACATCCGGCACCTGACGCAGCTGGTGACCC
- a CDS encoding cytochrome P450, producing the protein MVTLPGTVSRAAEALRERVPPLTAIPLPRGVDERWLRSRWPVKELAAPPAGSGLKPVLGDEGPPLVGHMPEMMRFGIQFALRRHELYGPVSWTGGFGRRIVTLSGPEATQIALVNKDKAFSQEGWKFFIEKFFERGLMLMDFGEHHLHRRIMQEAFTRPRLSGYVGEMGPALREGIARWGAGRPRLYWALKQLTLDVATRVFMGMRSGADAARINRAFVSSVRAGTALVRVPVPGGRWSAGLHGRRVLERYFGETLPAKRVSDGDDLFTALCHATTEDGDRFTDTDVVNHMIFLMMAAHDTTTITSTAMAYYLAKHPEWQERAREESLALGDDVPGIEAVDRLETLDLVMKEALRLVAPVPSLARKTVKDTEVLGHYLPAGTLVGVSPTVNHFAPECWTDPFRFDPERFAEPRREDKSHRMAWLPFGGGAHKCIGLHFGGLEVKLLMHEMLRAYRWSVPESYTARWDYVSLPVPADGLPVRLTPR; encoded by the coding sequence ATGGTCACTTTGCCGGGCACCGTGAGCCGAGCCGCCGAAGCACTGCGGGAACGCGTACCGCCGTTGACGGCGATCCCGCTCCCCCGCGGGGTCGACGAGCGGTGGCTGCGGTCGCGCTGGCCGGTCAAGGAGCTCGCCGCGCCGCCCGCCGGGAGCGGCCTGAAGCCCGTGCTCGGCGACGAAGGGCCGCCGCTGGTCGGGCACATGCCGGAGATGATGCGCTTCGGCATCCAGTTCGCCCTGCGCCGCCACGAGCTCTACGGCCCGGTGTCGTGGACCGGCGGCTTCGGCCGCCGGATCGTCACGCTGTCCGGCCCGGAGGCCACCCAGATCGCGCTCGTCAACAAGGACAAGGCGTTCTCGCAGGAGGGCTGGAAGTTCTTCATCGAGAAGTTCTTCGAGCGCGGCCTGATGCTGATGGACTTCGGCGAGCACCACCTGCACCGCCGGATCATGCAGGAGGCCTTCACGCGGCCGCGGCTGAGCGGCTATGTCGGCGAGATGGGCCCCGCGCTGCGCGAAGGCATCGCACGGTGGGGTGCCGGGCGGCCGCGGCTGTACTGGGCGCTCAAGCAGCTGACCCTCGACGTGGCGACCCGCGTGTTCATGGGCATGCGCAGCGGCGCCGACGCGGCCCGGATCAACCGCGCCTTCGTCAGCTCCGTGCGCGCCGGGACCGCGCTCGTGCGCGTCCCCGTGCCCGGCGGGCGCTGGTCGGCCGGGCTGCACGGCCGTCGCGTGCTCGAGCGCTACTTCGGCGAGACCCTGCCCGCCAAGCGCGTTTCCGACGGCGACGACCTCTTCACCGCCCTCTGCCACGCCACCACCGAGGACGGCGACCGGTTCACCGACACCGACGTCGTCAACCACATGATCTTCCTGATGATGGCGGCGCACGACACGACGACCATCACCAGCACTGCCATGGCCTACTACCTCGCGAAGCACCCGGAGTGGCAGGAGCGCGCCCGCGAGGAGTCCCTGGCCCTCGGCGACGACGTGCCCGGCATCGAGGCCGTCGACCGGCTCGAGACCCTCGACCTCGTCATGAAGGAGGCGCTGCGGCTGGTGGCGCCGGTGCCGTCGCTGGCCCGCAAGACCGTCAAGGACACCGAGGTGCTCGGCCACTACCTCCCGGCGGGCACGCTGGTCGGGGTCTCGCCGACGGTGAACCACTTCGCGCCGGAGTGCTGGACCGACCCGTTCCGCTTCGACCCCGAGCGGTTCGCCGAGCCGCGCCGCGAGGACAAGTCGCACCGGATGGCGTGGCTGCCCTTCGGCGGCGGCGCGCACAAGTGCATCGGCCTCCACTTCGGCGGTCTCGAGGTGAAGTTGCTGATGCACGAAATGCTGCGCGCCTACCGCTGGTCGGTTCCGGAGAGTTACACCGCGCGCTGGGACTACGTGTCCCTGCCGGTGCCCGCGGACGGCCTCCCGGTGCGCCTGACCCCTCGCTGA
- a CDS encoding AraC family transcriptional regulator: MDVFEDLFRGVRAHGSLFGSSALSPPWALHFVDGAPLTLCTVLTGEGWIVPEHGTPEPLRAYDTVLVRGPGTFTFVDEVGTPAEPVACGEHCAVPEAGGTVHRRGWHDPGDGPTTVIVGAYPAGGEISRPLLDALPVVLRVDGGGTGDAVLDHLAAEVAVDAPGQQVVLDRLLDWLLVCTLRAWFDRPGGEPPSWWTARRDPVAGHALRLLHADPAAPWTVAALAARTGVSRSTLAKRFADLVGEPPLAYLTRWRMALAADLLTGPDDVTVAEVARAVGYADAFGFSAAFKRVRGVTPSEARRAGKPPEKRATQVLSDRQQACIVEG, from the coding sequence GTGGACGTCTTCGAGGACCTCTTCCGCGGTGTGCGCGCCCACGGCTCGCTGTTCGGCAGCTCGGCCCTCTCCCCGCCGTGGGCGCTGCACTTCGTCGACGGCGCGCCGCTGACCCTCTGCACCGTGCTCACCGGCGAGGGCTGGATCGTGCCCGAGCACGGCACGCCGGAGCCGCTTCGCGCCTACGACACGGTTCTCGTACGCGGTCCCGGCACCTTCACCTTCGTCGACGAGGTCGGCACCCCGGCCGAGCCGGTCGCGTGCGGCGAGCACTGCGCGGTCCCGGAAGCGGGCGGGACGGTGCACCGGCGGGGCTGGCACGACCCCGGCGACGGCCCGACCACCGTGATCGTCGGCGCCTACCCGGCGGGCGGCGAGATCAGCCGTCCGCTGCTGGACGCGCTGCCCGTCGTGCTGCGCGTCGACGGCGGCGGCACCGGCGACGCCGTGCTCGACCACCTCGCCGCCGAAGTCGCCGTCGACGCGCCGGGCCAGCAGGTCGTCCTCGACCGGCTGCTCGACTGGCTGCTGGTCTGCACGCTGCGCGCGTGGTTCGACCGGCCCGGTGGCGAACCGCCGTCGTGGTGGACCGCCCGGCGGGACCCGGTGGCCGGCCACGCGCTGCGCCTGCTGCACGCCGATCCGGCGGCGCCGTGGACCGTCGCCGCGCTGGCGGCCCGGACCGGCGTCTCGCGCTCGACGCTCGCCAAGCGCTTCGCCGACCTGGTCGGCGAGCCGCCGCTGGCCTACCTCACCCGGTGGCGCATGGCGCTCGCGGCCGACCTGCTGACCGGGCCGGACGACGTCACCGTCGCCGAAGTCGCCCGCGCCGTCGGGTACGCCGACGCCTTCGGGTTCAGCGCGGCGTTCAAGCGGGTCCGCGGGGTCACGCCGAGCGAGGCCCGGCGCGCCGGGAAGCCACCCGAAAAGAGGGCCACCCAGGTGTTGTCAGACCGTCAACAAGCGTGCATCGTGGAGGGGTAG
- a CDS encoding pyridoxamine 5'-phosphate oxidase family protein — MDVLTTDDLELLRRPLHGFLTVAAGEPRPVWYETADDGTIQLITEPDAPKVRRLRRDPRASIVVAAPVGERERWVSVAGRVSIESDGAHDLAARLAGRYWDLADPVRAGDLAGILAMDQVRLVIHPETVRRYAY, encoded by the coding sequence ATGGACGTACTGACCACCGACGATCTCGAGTTGCTCCGCCGCCCGTTGCACGGGTTCCTGACCGTGGCCGCGGGTGAGCCCCGCCCGGTGTGGTACGAGACGGCCGACGACGGCACGATCCAGCTGATCACGGAGCCGGACGCGCCGAAGGTGCGCCGGCTGCGCCGCGACCCGCGCGCGTCGATCGTCGTCGCGGCGCCGGTGGGGGAGCGTGAACGCTGGGTGTCGGTCGCCGGGCGCGTCTCGATCGAATCCGATGGCGCGCACGACCTGGCCGCCCGGCTGGCGGGCCGGTACTGGGACCTGGCCGACCCGGTCCGCGCCGGCGACCTCGCCGGAATCCTGGCCATGGACCAGGTCCGGCTGGTGATCCACCCCGAGACCGTGCGCCGCTACGCGTACTGA
- a CDS encoding ribonucleotide-diphosphate reductase subunit beta, with amino-acid sequence MLPRRSPSRTSTSSPPKAPPAASTTPTAKPASKGTPAQMTNVETTDATGLGEIEVGAARINVDDKRMINARADVNQLLPMKYKWAWEKYLAGCNNHWMPTEVAMQADIALWKSPDGLTEDERTMLKRNLGFFATAESLVANNIVLAVYRQITNPECRQYLLRQAFEEAVHTHTFQYICESLGLVEGELFNMYREVPSISDKDAWALKYTQNLENPDFETGTPEADQAFLRDLVAFYVIFEGMWFYTGFAQILSLGRRNKMVGIAEQYQYILRDESIHLNFGIDCINQIKIENPHLWTPEFQEEVRGMLTEACELEVAYARDTMPRGMLGLSAQLCEQYMHFITDRRAQQIGLAPIFGETENPFPWMSEAMDLKKEKNFFETRVIEYQSGGALDWD; translated from the coding sequence CTGCTCCCTCGCCGAAGCCCGAGCCGGACGTCGACTTCGTCGCCACCGAAGGCGCCGCCTGCCGCATCGACGACCCCGACTGCGAAGCCTGCCAGTAAAGGAACCCCTGCACAGATGACCAACGTGGAGACGACGGACGCGACCGGCCTCGGCGAGATCGAGGTCGGCGCCGCCCGGATCAACGTCGACGACAAGCGCATGATCAACGCGCGTGCCGACGTCAACCAGCTGCTGCCGATGAAGTACAAGTGGGCGTGGGAGAAGTACCTCGCCGGCTGCAACAACCACTGGATGCCGACCGAGGTCGCCATGCAGGCCGATATCGCGCTGTGGAAGTCGCCGGACGGCCTCACCGAGGACGAGCGGACGATGCTCAAGCGCAACCTCGGCTTCTTCGCGACCGCGGAATCGCTGGTGGCCAACAACATCGTGCTCGCGGTGTACCGGCAGATCACCAACCCGGAGTGCCGCCAGTACCTGCTGCGCCAGGCGTTCGAGGAGGCCGTGCACACGCACACCTTCCAGTACATCTGCGAGAGCCTCGGCCTGGTCGAGGGCGAGCTGTTCAACATGTACCGCGAGGTCCCGTCCATTTCGGACAAGGACGCGTGGGCGCTGAAGTACACGCAGAACCTGGAGAACCCGGACTTCGAGACCGGGACGCCGGAGGCCGACCAGGCGTTCCTGCGTGACCTCGTCGCGTTCTACGTGATCTTCGAGGGCATGTGGTTCTACACCGGCTTCGCGCAGATCCTGTCGCTGGGCCGCCGGAACAAGATGGTCGGCATCGCCGAGCAGTACCAGTACATCCTGCGCGACGAGTCGATCCACCTGAACTTCGGCATCGACTGCATCAACCAGATCAAGATCGAGAACCCGCACCTGTGGACGCCGGAGTTCCAGGAGGAGGTCCGCGGGATGCTCACCGAGGCGTGCGAGCTGGAGGTCGCGTACGCGCGCGACACGATGCCGCGCGGCATGCTCGGCCTGTCGGCGCAGCTGTGCGAGCAGTACATGCACTTCATCACCGACCGGCGCGCGCAGCAGATCGGCCTGGCGCCGATCTTCGGCGAGACCGAGAACCCGTTCCCGTGGATGTCCGAGGCGATGGACCTGAAGAAGGAGAAGAACTTCTTCGAGACCCGCGTGATCGAGTACCAGTCCGGCGGCGCCCTCGACTGGGACTGA